Proteins from a genomic interval of Rhodothermales bacterium:
- a CDS encoding OmpA family protein, whose protein sequence is MTKPALITHHCGLMLKTFRLLAFSLILGTLGVDAASAQANQFRDSRAHLGVAAGLFTYHGPIDLLQRRSASNFVRESDPAAVFFGSFPIISDRFYFRGMLAFTNFSQSDGEALVAAQPQPAKNEFLTSFLMLWEPEIVMTLTPGSRSRVLPYIFTGFGAMVADPFKSNPQVNIPGTGVPGPERSVYHIPVGAGIDVAFNGCWSAFAEASWRFDLNYVWRNEADYDPHNTSLVMGGIRMCLNRRKVRAPEPTRIPPPMTVPAYAPPLPESPLMCPLVELNSVYFEYGSVELSAEARAMLDENIEALTINEACCVEIIGYTDRDDSGIDALRMSRARADAVFNYYVRRGLPEDMFTVSAQGYGEACGKAKDTEGPGCPRARRVDSLPFDCAQVLRGSIRNSFRRPLYENF, encoded by the coding sequence GTGACCAAACCTGCACTCATCACGCACCACTGCGGTCTTATGCTCAAGACCTTCCGTCTTCTGGCCTTCTCCCTGATCCTGGGCACACTCGGGGTTGACGCCGCATCTGCGCAGGCCAATCAGTTCCGGGACTCCCGGGCGCACCTCGGTGTGGCCGCAGGTCTGTTTACCTATCACGGACCGATCGACCTGCTTCAGCGACGCAGTGCCTCCAATTTCGTGCGTGAAAGCGATCCGGCCGCGGTCTTCTTCGGCTCGTTCCCCATCATCTCCGACCGGTTCTACTTCCGCGGGATGCTGGCCTTTACCAACTTCTCCCAGAGCGATGGCGAAGCACTGGTGGCGGCTCAGCCGCAGCCGGCCAAGAACGAGTTCCTGACGAGCTTTCTAATGCTCTGGGAGCCGGAGATCGTGATGACGCTCACGCCTGGATCCAGGTCACGCGTGTTGCCCTACATCTTCACCGGCTTCGGAGCGATGGTGGCGGACCCCTTTAAGTCCAACCCGCAGGTGAACATCCCCGGCACCGGCGTGCCTGGCCCGGAGCGCTCCGTCTACCACATCCCCGTAGGAGCAGGCATCGACGTAGCCTTCAACGGCTGCTGGTCCGCGTTCGCGGAGGCCAGCTGGCGGTTCGACCTGAACTACGTCTGGCGCAATGAGGCCGACTACGATCCGCACAATACCTCCCTGGTCATGGGCGGTATCCGCATGTGTCTCAACCGTCGCAAGGTGCGCGCTCCCGAGCCTACCCGTATTCCCCCGCCGATGACGGTGCCGGCGTACGCTCCGCCACTCCCCGAGTCGCCCCTCATGTGCCCGCTTGTCGAGCTGAACTCGGTGTACTTCGAGTACGGCAGCGTTGAACTGAGCGCCGAAGCCCGGGCCATGCTGGACGAGAATATCGAGGCCCTCACCATCAACGAGGCCTGCTGCGTGGAGATCATCGGTTACACCGACCGGGATGACTCCGGCATTGATGCACTGCGCATGTCCCGAGCGCGGGCCGATGCGGTCTTCAACTATTACGTGCGCCGCGGCCTGCCGGAAGACATGTTCACCGTGTCCGCGCAGGGCTATGGCGAGGCCTGCGGCAAGGCCAAGGACACCGAAGGTCCCGGCTGTCCGCGTGCCAGGCGAGTGGACTCACTGCCCTTTGACTGCGCCCAGGTCCTGCGGGGATCGATCCGGAATTCGTTCCGGCGCCCGCTGTACGAAAACTTCTAG